A stretch of the Mycolicibacterium celeriflavum genome encodes the following:
- a CDS encoding aspartate kinase: MALVVQKYGGSSVSDAERIRRVAERIVETKKAGNDVVVVVSAMGDTTDDLLDLAQQVCPAPPAREMDMLLTSGERISNALVAMAIHSLGAQARSFTGSQAGVITTGIHGNAKIIDVTPGRLRDALDEGVIVLVAGFQGVSQDSKDVTTLGRGGSDTTAVALAAALEADVCEIYTDVDGIFTADPRIVPNARHLDRISFEEMLEMAACGAKVLMLRCVEYARRYHVPIRVRSSYSDNPGTLVSGSMEDIPVEDAILTGVAHDRSEAKVTVVGIPDVPGYAAKVFRAVADADINIDMVLQNISKVEDGKTDITFTCPRDNGPAAVQKLSSLQGEIGFTGVLYDDHIGKVSLVGAGMKSHPGVTAKFCETLASVGVNIDLISTSEIRISVLVKDTDLDKAVASLHEAFGLGGEEQAVVYAGTGR, encoded by the coding sequence GTGGCGCTCGTCGTGCAGAAGTACGGCGGATCCTCGGTGTCCGACGCCGAGCGGATCCGTCGAGTCGCCGAGCGCATCGTGGAAACCAAGAAAGCCGGCAACGACGTCGTCGTGGTCGTCTCGGCGATGGGCGACACCACCGACGACCTGCTCGACCTGGCCCAGCAGGTTTGTCCCGCGCCGCCCGCGCGCGAGATGGACATGCTGCTGACGTCCGGGGAGCGGATCTCCAACGCGCTGGTCGCCATGGCCATCCATTCGCTGGGCGCGCAGGCGCGGTCGTTCACCGGATCACAGGCCGGGGTGATCACCACCGGCATCCACGGCAACGCCAAGATCATCGACGTCACACCGGGCCGGTTGCGCGACGCGCTCGACGAAGGCGTGATCGTGCTGGTCGCCGGTTTCCAGGGAGTCAGCCAGGACAGCAAGGACGTGACCACGCTGGGCCGGGGCGGCTCGGACACCACGGCGGTCGCGTTGGCCGCGGCCCTGGAGGCCGACGTGTGCGAGATCTACACCGACGTCGACGGCATCTTCACCGCGGACCCGCGGATCGTGCCCAACGCGCGTCACCTCGACCGGATCAGCTTCGAGGAGATGCTCGAAATGGCCGCCTGCGGTGCCAAGGTGCTGATGCTGCGGTGTGTGGAATACGCCCGCCGCTATCACGTGCCGATCCGCGTGCGCTCGTCATACTCAGACAATCCCGGCACCCTGGTGTCCGGATCGATGGAGGACATACCCGTGGAAGACGCCATCCTGACCGGAGTCGCACACGACCGCAGTGAAGCCAAGGTGACCGTCGTCGGCATCCCGGACGTGCCCGGTTACGCCGCCAAGGTGTTCCGCGCGGTCGCCGACGCCGACATCAACATCGACATGGTGCTGCAGAACATCTCCAAGGTCGAGGACGGCAAGACCGACATCACGTTCACCTGCCCCCGGGACAACGGTCCGGCGGCGGTGCAGAAGTTGAGTTCGCTGCAAGGGGAGATCGGGTTCACCGGTGTGCTCTATGACGACCACATCGGCAAGGTCTCGCTGGTGGGCGCCGGCATGAAGAGCCATCCAGGCGTGACCGCGAAGTTCTGTGAAACCCTGGCGTCGGTCGGAGTGAACATCGACTTGATCTCCACCTCGGAGATCCGGATCTCGGTGCTGGTCAAGGACACCGATCTGGACAAGGCGGTCGCCTCGCTGCACGAGGCGTTCGGCCTGGGCGGCGAGGAGCAGGCCGTCGTCTACGCGGGAACGGGGCGGTAG
- a CDS encoding aspartate-semialdehyde dehydrogenase, translating to MVAIGLQIGIVGATGQVGQVMRNLLEERDFPASSVRFFASARSQGKKLSFRGQEIEVEDAATADPAGLDIALFSAGATMSRVQAPRFAEAGAVVIDNSSAWRKDPDVPLVVSEVNFARDVGRRARTLKRGIIANPNCTTMAAMPVLKPLHDEAGLVRMIASTYQAVSGSGIAGVDELFSQVSAVAANSRDLVADGGALDFPAPSKYVAPIAFNVVPLAGSYVDDDSGETDEDQKLRNESRKILGIPDLAVSGTCVRVPVYTGHSLSLNLEFAQPLSVQRATELLGSAPGVKLVDVPTPLAAAGVDDSLVGRIRQDFGVPDGRGLALFVSGDNLRKGAALNTIQIAELLAAEL from the coding sequence ATGGTAGCCATAGGCTTACAGATAGGCATTGTGGGTGCGACCGGTCAGGTCGGCCAGGTGATGCGGAACCTGTTGGAAGAGCGCGACTTTCCGGCTTCCTCGGTGCGCTTCTTCGCATCGGCGCGGTCGCAGGGCAAGAAGCTCTCTTTCCGCGGCCAGGAGATCGAGGTCGAGGACGCCGCCACCGCCGATCCCGCGGGCCTGGACATCGCGTTGTTCTCCGCGGGCGCGACGATGTCGCGTGTGCAGGCGCCGCGGTTCGCCGAGGCCGGCGCGGTGGTGATCGACAACTCGTCGGCGTGGCGCAAGGACCCTGACGTGCCGCTGGTCGTCAGCGAGGTGAACTTCGCGAGAGATGTCGGGCGCAGAGCCCGCACTCTCAAGCGAGGCATCATCGCGAACCCGAACTGCACCACGATGGCCGCGATGCCGGTGCTCAAGCCGTTGCACGACGAAGCGGGCCTGGTGCGGATGATCGCGTCGACCTACCAGGCGGTGTCGGGCAGCGGCATCGCCGGCGTCGACGAGTTGTTCAGCCAGGTCAGCGCGGTCGCCGCCAACAGCAGGGATTTGGTGGCCGACGGTGGCGCGCTGGACTTCCCGGCGCCGTCGAAGTATGTGGCGCCCATCGCGTTCAACGTCGTCCCGCTGGCGGGTTCGTACGTCGACGACGACTCCGGGGAGACCGACGAAGACCAGAAGCTGCGCAACGAGAGCCGCAAGATCCTGGGTATCCCGGACCTTGCGGTCAGCGGGACCTGCGTGCGGGTCCCGGTGTACACGGGCCATTCGCTGTCGTTGAACCTCGAGTTTGCCCAACCGCTTTCGGTGCAGCGCGCCACCGAATTGCTGGGATCGGCCCCGGGTGTGAAGCTCGTCGACGTTCCGACGCCGCTGGCAGCCGCCGGTGTGGACGACTCGCTGGTCGGCCGGATCCGCCAGGATTTCGGTGTGCCCGACGGGCGTGGGCTGGCGCTGTTCGTATCCGGCGACAACCTTCGGAAGGGCGCGGCACTCAACACCATTCAGATCGCCGAGCTGCTGGCCGCGGAACTCTGA
- a CDS encoding DUF4185 domain-containing protein, with product MSAISSVSSFTAGSVVAVAILSAAPAHAQPAPIPDPVLPPLGPGQVIRIGPTAGTGTPTRDYGVGATDLCEFVEFPSGILQVCGDSFAGQGVGYGGWFSPIALHVETDSIDDPTGVRYDGVTGTDRPLLADPTPAGMSQLPAGVVQINRENYMMITTVRELEPESSRLVKSDPAQGSWPTVDGSERAASYEGGRQSQISGYYDPIPRPDSPTGWVYIVADNFDRSASLTLYRVPPEAFEDRSSWQGWSDVSGWGNPPTPLWPDAVGEMSIRQIDGKTVLSYFNATTGNMEMRVADDPTGLGTAPVTTVVVATEWPDPVDHLGPPENNRLAQPYGGYISPGSTLDEVRVFVSQWNTGPRGGSPYRVIQFAVNPFKP from the coding sequence ATTTCCGCCATTTCGTCGGTCTCGTCGTTCACCGCGGGCTCGGTTGTCGCGGTTGCCATCTTGTCCGCCGCACCCGCCCATGCACAGCCGGCGCCGATTCCCGACCCGGTGCTACCGCCGCTGGGGCCAGGACAGGTGATCCGGATCGGCCCGACGGCCGGAACCGGCACGCCGACACGTGATTACGGCGTCGGTGCCACGGATCTGTGCGAGTTCGTGGAGTTTCCCAGCGGCATCCTGCAGGTGTGCGGCGACAGCTTCGCCGGCCAGGGTGTCGGCTACGGTGGCTGGTTCTCGCCGATCGCGCTGCACGTCGAGACGGATTCGATCGACGACCCGACCGGCGTGCGCTATGACGGCGTGACGGGCACTGACCGCCCGCTGCTCGCCGACCCGACGCCGGCGGGCATGTCGCAGTTGCCTGCCGGGGTGGTGCAGATCAACCGCGAGAACTACATGATGATCACGACGGTGCGTGAGCTGGAGCCGGAGTCGTCGCGGTTGGTGAAATCCGATCCGGCGCAAGGTAGTTGGCCGACGGTGGACGGATCGGAACGAGCGGCTTCATACGAGGGGGGCCGGCAGTCGCAGATCAGCGGCTACTACGATCCGATCCCGCGGCCCGATTCGCCAACCGGATGGGTCTACATCGTGGCCGACAACTTCGACCGCAGTGCGTCGCTGACCCTGTACCGCGTTCCACCCGAGGCGTTCGAGGACCGGTCCAGCTGGCAGGGCTGGTCGGACGTTTCGGGTTGGGGGAATCCGCCGACGCCGCTGTGGCCGGACGCGGTGGGCGAGATGAGCATCCGGCAGATCGACGGCAAGACCGTGCTGTCGTACTTCAACGCCACCACCGGCAACATGGAGATGCGCGTGGCCGACGATCCGACTGGGCTGGGCACCGCGCCGGTGACGACCGTCGTCGTCGCGACCGAGTGGCCCGATCCGGTGGACCATCTCGGGCCGCCGGAGAACAACCGGCTGGCTCAACCGTACGGCGGATACATCTCGCCGGGCTCGACGCTGGACGAGGTCCGGGTGTTCGTCAGCCAGTGGAACACCGGCCCACGCGGCGGGTCGCCGTACCGGGTGATCCAGTTCGCGGTCAACCCGTTCAAGCCGTAG
- a CDS encoding catalase — MSDKYTTNDAGNPAPSDDNSLTVGPDGPILLQDHYLIEQMANFNRERIPERQPHAKGAGAFGHFEVTNDVSRYTRAAVFQPGAKTEMVARFSTVAGERGSPDTWRDPRGFALKFYTSEGNLDLVCNNTPVFFMRDPLKFQHFIRSQKRQQKNNLRSNHMQWDFWSLSPESAHQVTWLMGDRGIPKTWRHMNGYGSHTYSWSNADGEIFWVKYHFKTDQGVEFLTQEDADRLVGEDTDFHTRDLYEAIERGEHPSWSLKVQIMPFEEAKTYRFNPFDLTKVWPHGDYPLIDVGKMTLNRNVTDFHTEMEQAAFEPNNIVPGTGLSPDKMLLARGFSYADAHRARLGVNYKQIPVNSPHVEVNSYSKDGVMRVQNVTDPVYAPNSYGGPQADEARAAEVRWMSDGDMVRAAYTLRQDDDDWGQPGTLVRDVLDDAARERLVHNIVGHLSDGVQEPVLSRAFEYWRNVDADLGKKVEEGVRAALNGSGA; from the coding sequence ATGAGCGACAAGTACACGACCAATGACGCAGGTAATCCGGCACCCAGCGATGACAATTCGCTGACCGTCGGGCCGGACGGCCCGATCCTTCTGCAGGACCACTACCTGATCGAGCAAATGGCGAACTTCAACCGGGAGCGCATCCCGGAGCGCCAGCCACACGCCAAGGGTGCCGGCGCGTTCGGCCACTTCGAGGTGACCAACGACGTCAGCCGCTACACCAGGGCGGCGGTGTTCCAGCCGGGCGCGAAGACCGAGATGGTGGCCAGGTTCTCCACCGTGGCAGGTGAGCGCGGCAGCCCTGACACGTGGCGCGACCCGCGCGGGTTCGCGCTGAAGTTCTACACGTCAGAGGGCAACCTCGACCTGGTCTGCAACAACACGCCCGTCTTCTTCATGCGCGACCCGTTGAAGTTCCAGCACTTCATCCGTTCGCAGAAGCGCCAGCAGAAGAACAACCTGCGCAGCAACCACATGCAGTGGGACTTTTGGAGTCTCTCCCCGGAGTCGGCGCATCAGGTCACCTGGCTGATGGGCGACCGGGGCATCCCGAAGACATGGCGGCACATGAACGGCTACGGCAGCCACACCTACAGCTGGAGCAACGCCGACGGCGAGATCTTCTGGGTGAAGTACCACTTCAAGACCGACCAGGGCGTGGAGTTCCTGACCCAGGAGGATGCCGACCGGCTGGTGGGCGAAGACACCGACTTCCACACCAGAGACCTCTATGAGGCGATTGAGCGGGGTGAGCACCCGAGCTGGTCGCTGAAGGTGCAGATCATGCCGTTCGAAGAGGCAAAAACCTACCGGTTCAATCCCTTTGACCTGACCAAGGTGTGGCCGCACGGCGACTATCCGCTGATCGACGTCGGCAAGATGACGCTCAACCGCAACGTCACCGATTTCCACACCGAGATGGAGCAGGCGGCGTTCGAGCCGAACAACATCGTGCCCGGTACCGGGTTGAGCCCGGACAAGATGCTGCTGGCCCGTGGCTTCTCCTACGCCGACGCGCATAGGGCTCGGCTCGGAGTCAACTACAAGCAGATCCCCGTCAACTCGCCGCACGTGGAGGTGAACAGCTACTCCAAGGACGGCGTTATGCGGGTGCAGAACGTCACCGACCCGGTGTACGCACCCAATTCCTACGGTGGTCCGCAGGCCGACGAGGCCCGAGCCGCCGAGGTGCGCTGGATGTCCGACGGCGACATGGTCCGCGCGGCCTATACGCTGCGTCAAGACGACGACGATTGGGGCCAACCCGGCACGCTGGTGCGCGACGTACTTGATGACGCCGCGCGAGAACGCTTGGTCCACAACATCGTCGGCCACCTGTCCGACGGAGTGCAGGAACCGGTGCTGTCCCGGGCGTTCGAGTACTGGCGCAACGTCGACGCCGATCTCGGCAAGAAGGTCGAAGAAGGAGTGCGGGCCGCGCTGAACGGAAGCGGGGCGTAG
- a CDS encoding organic hydroperoxide resistance protein has product MSIEVVFTSESTATGGGREGHVKSSTGKIDLGTNHPKEMGGSGEGTNPEELFSAGYAACFLGALRLVAKNDDVKLDDATGITAQVGFGKDPEGGFGINAHLIGYLPGLEQSAADDLMNKAHQVCPYSKATRGNIDVKLSAKV; this is encoded by the coding sequence ATGAGCATTGAAGTCGTTTTCACCTCTGAGTCAACCGCAACCGGTGGCGGCCGCGAAGGCCACGTCAAGTCCTCGACCGGCAAGATCGATCTGGGCACGAACCACCCCAAGGAGATGGGTGGGAGCGGAGAGGGCACCAATCCCGAAGAGTTGTTCTCCGCCGGCTACGCCGCGTGCTTCCTCGGCGCGCTGCGGCTGGTGGCGAAGAACGACGACGTCAAGCTGGACGACGCGACCGGCATCACCGCCCAGGTCGGCTTCGGCAAGGATCCCGAGGGCGGCTTCGGCATCAACGCGCACCTGATCGGCTACCTGCCCGGCCTCGAGCAGAGCGCGGCCGACGACCTGATGAACAAGGCGCATCAGGTCTGCCCGTACTCGAAGGCCACCCGCGGCAACATCGACGTCAAGCTGTCGGCGAAGGTCTGA
- a CDS encoding sensor domain-containing protein, whose amino-acid sequence MSIVAPADVAAARPSDPGVVNYAVLPKGSVGNIVGTTMRFETTFTDPLQSFRVDNPVCNNWADIGLPDVYADRDLASFNGAVTQESPTDATHLVKQAVGVFATADAADRAFRRVVDRTVGCSGQTTAMHLDNLRTQVWTFTGGPASATDADWVKQEAGTDRRCFTTTRKRENVLLQAKVCQSGNGGPAVNVLAGAMQNTLGQ is encoded by the coding sequence ATGTCGATTGTGGCGCCTGCCGATGTCGCCGCGGCGCGTCCGTCGGATCCCGGCGTGGTGAACTACGCCGTGCTTCCCAAGGGCTCGGTGGGCAACATCGTCGGGACCACAATGCGATTCGAGACGACGTTCACTGATCCGCTGCAGTCGTTCCGCGTCGACAACCCGGTGTGCAACAACTGGGCCGACATCGGCTTGCCGGACGTCTACGCCGACCGGGACCTGGCGTCGTTCAACGGTGCCGTGACGCAGGAGTCGCCTACCGACGCGACGCATCTCGTCAAGCAGGCGGTCGGGGTGTTCGCGACGGCCGACGCGGCCGACCGGGCCTTCCGCCGCGTCGTCGACCGCACCGTCGGCTGCAGCGGTCAGACCACCGCGATGCACCTGGACAACCTGCGCACCCAGGTCTGGACGTTCACCGGCGGGCCCGCCTCGGCGACGGACGCCGACTGGGTCAAACAGGAAGCCGGCACGGATCGGCGCTGCTTCACCACCACCCGCAAGCGGGAGAACGTCCTGCTGCAGGCCAAGGTCTGCCAATCCGGTAACGGCGGTCCCGCGGTGAACGTGCTGGCAGGAGCGATGCAGAACACGCTCGGCCAGTAG
- the egtA gene encoding ergothioneine biosynthesis glutamate--cysteine ligase EgtA — MSEVDDAHPPRAASAELTSAQAAALHVGAGCLRDGPVGRVGLEIEAHCFDLADPMRRPAWQELTDIIAGLPALPGGSRVTVEPGGAVELSGPPLPGPMAAIDAMIVDRAVLRAAFAAAGFGLVLLGADPLRAPQRINPGARYRAMEAFFEASRTGAAGAAMMTSTASVQINLDAGPRNGWADRVRLTHALGPTMIAVAANSPLLSGRFSGWQSARQRVWSRLDAARCGPVLGESGDDPASDWARYALKAPVMLVNNTAADAAPVTEWVPFADWVEGLVPLGGRRPTEADLDYHLTTLFPPVRPRQWLEIRYLDSVPEAVWPAIVFTLVTLLDDPAAADVAAEVTEPVATAWDLAARVGLADRRLQSAAEQCVHAAAERAPAELEESMRQLVRSVEQGRCPADEFSDRAVRYGIAPAVAQLARGEV, encoded by the coding sequence ATGTCCGAGGTGGACGACGCGCACCCGCCGCGAGCCGCTTCGGCAGAGCTGACCAGCGCGCAGGCCGCTGCGCTGCACGTCGGCGCCGGGTGTCTGCGGGACGGCCCGGTGGGTCGGGTGGGTCTGGAGATCGAGGCGCACTGCTTCGACCTGGCCGACCCGATGCGTCGGCCCGCCTGGCAAGAACTCACCGACATCATCGCCGGATTGCCGGCATTGCCGGGTGGCAGCAGGGTCACCGTCGAACCCGGCGGGGCCGTCGAACTGTCCGGCCCACCATTGCCGGGTCCGATGGCCGCGATCGACGCGATGATCGTCGACCGTGCGGTGCTGCGGGCGGCGTTTGCGGCTGCGGGCTTCGGCCTGGTGCTGCTCGGTGCCGATCCGCTGCGGGCGCCGCAGCGGATCAATCCCGGTGCCCGCTACCGCGCGATGGAGGCCTTCTTCGAGGCCAGCAGGACCGGCGCTGCGGGCGCAGCGATGATGACGTCGACGGCCTCGGTGCAGATCAACCTCGACGCCGGGCCGCGGAACGGCTGGGCGGATCGGGTGCGGCTGACCCATGCGCTCGGGCCGACGATGATCGCGGTCGCGGCGAACTCACCGCTGCTGAGCGGACGGTTCTCCGGCTGGCAATCCGCACGGCAACGGGTGTGGAGTCGACTGGACGCCGCGCGTTGCGGTCCTGTACTCGGCGAAAGCGGCGACGACCCGGCCAGCGACTGGGCCCGGTATGCGCTCAAGGCGCCGGTCATGCTCGTCAACAACACGGCCGCCGACGCCGCCCCGGTGACCGAGTGGGTGCCGTTCGCCGACTGGGTCGAGGGGCTTGTGCCGCTGGGCGGGCGTAGACCCACCGAAGCCGATCTCGACTACCACCTGACCACGCTGTTCCCGCCGGTACGGCCGCGTCAATGGCTGGAAATCCGGTACCTCGACAGCGTGCCGGAAGCCGTCTGGCCGGCGATCGTGTTCACGTTGGTCACGCTGCTCGACGATCCGGCCGCCGCCGACGTCGCCGCCGAAGTCACCGAACCCGTCGCCACCGCCTGGGATCTGGCCGCCCGCGTCGGCCTGGCCGACCGCCGGTTGCAGAGCGCCGCCGAACAATGCGTGCACGCTGCCGCCGAACGCGCGCCGGCCGAACTCGAGGAATCGATGCGACAGTTGGTGCGTTCGGTCGAACAGGGACGGTGTCCGGCCGACGAGTTCAGCGACCGCGCCGTGAGATACGGGATCGCGCCGGCGGTCGCCCAACTGGCCCGAGGAGAAGTGTGA
- the egtB gene encoding ergothioneine biosynthesis protein EgtB, giving the protein MTSRESIARELTMARERTLRLVDFDDAELGRQYSPLMSPLVWDLAHIAQQEELWLLRDGNPDRPGMLAPEVERLYDAFVNSRASRATLPLLPPSDARAYCGTVRNRVLDALDAMPEDDPAFNFALVISHENQHDETMLQALNLRSGAPLLDAGAQLPQGRSGVAGTSVLVPAGEFVLGVDAVTEPHSLDNERPAHVVDVPAFRIGRVPVTNAEWRGFVDDGGYDNPRWWSQRGWAHRQEAGLRAPLLWNTDGTRTRFGHLEDIPGDEPVQHVTYFEAEAYAAWAGARLPTEIEWEKACAWDPAAGARRRYPWGASEPTTHLANLGGDALRPAPVGAYPAGASAYGAEQMLGDVWEWTTSPLRPWPGFTPMIYEQYSAPFFDGDYKVLRGGSWAVAASILRPSFRNWDHPIRRQIFSGVRLVWDV; this is encoded by the coding sequence GTGACTTCACGCGAATCGATCGCGCGCGAACTCACCATGGCACGCGAGCGCACCTTGCGGCTGGTCGATTTCGACGACGCCGAACTGGGCCGCCAGTACAGCCCGCTGATGAGCCCGTTGGTGTGGGACCTCGCGCACATCGCGCAGCAGGAGGAGCTGTGGCTGCTGCGCGACGGCAACCCGGATCGGCCGGGCATGCTGGCGCCCGAGGTCGAGCGGCTCTACGACGCGTTCGTCAACTCCCGTGCCAGCCGGGCGACCCTGCCGCTGCTTCCGCCGTCGGACGCCAGGGCCTACTGCGGCACCGTGCGCAACCGGGTGCTCGACGCGTTGGACGCGATGCCCGAGGACGATCCGGCGTTCAACTTCGCGCTGGTCATCAGCCACGAGAACCAACACGACGAGACGATGCTGCAGGCGCTGAACCTGCGCAGCGGCGCGCCGCTGCTCGACGCCGGCGCCCAGCTGCCGCAGGGCCGTTCAGGCGTCGCGGGCACCTCGGTCCTCGTGCCTGCTGGCGAGTTCGTCCTCGGCGTCGACGCGGTCACCGAACCACACTCGCTGGACAACGAGCGTCCGGCGCACGTCGTCGATGTGCCCGCCTTCCGGATCGGCCGCGTCCCGGTCACCAACGCCGAGTGGCGCGGGTTCGTCGACGACGGCGGCTACGACAATCCGCGATGGTGGTCGCAGCGCGGCTGGGCGCACCGGCAGGAGGCGGGTCTGCGGGCGCCGCTGCTCTGGAACACCGACGGCACCCGCACGCGGTTCGGCCACCTCGAGGACATCCCGGGTGACGAACCCGTCCAACACGTCACCTACTTCGAGGCCGAGGCCTACGCGGCGTGGGCAGGCGCGCGGCTACCCACCGAGATCGAGTGGGAGAAGGCCTGCGCGTGGGATCCGGCGGCCGGTGCCCGACGACGCTACCCGTGGGGCGCCTCGGAACCGACGACGCACCTGGCCAACCTCGGCGGCGACGCACTGCGACCCGCCCCCGTCGGCGCCTATCCGGCGGGCGCGTCGGCGTACGGCGCCGAACAGATGCTGGGCGACGTGTGGGAGTGGACCACGTCGCCGCTGCGGCCGTGGCCGGGTTTCACGCCGATGATCTACGAGCAGTATTCGGCGCCGTTCTTCGACGGTGACTACAAGGTGCTGCGCGGCGGGTCATGGGCCGTGGCGGCAAGCATCCTGCGGCCCAGCTTCCGCAACTGGGACCACCCGATCCGGCGGCAGATCTTTTCGGGCGTGCGCCTGGTCTGGGACGTCTGA
- the egtC gene encoding ergothioneine biosynthesis protein EgtC — MCRHLGWLGEPVSVASLVLEPANGLLVQSYSPRRQKHGLMNADGWGVGFFSADVPGDTPRRWRSATPLWGDGSFASVAPALRSGCVVAAVRSASIGMPIEATASAPFTDGHWLLSHNGLVDRAVLPLSPRAESMNDSALLAVLIFDRGLDALGDTIVEVAAADPDARLNILAGNGSRLLATTWGDTLSMLRRSDGVVLASEPYDDDPAWAEVPDRHLVHVHGPEVELIPLKGS, encoded by the coding sequence ATGTGCAGACATCTCGGGTGGCTCGGCGAACCCGTGTCGGTGGCGTCGCTGGTTCTCGAGCCCGCCAACGGCCTTCTGGTGCAGTCGTATTCACCCCGCAGGCAGAAGCACGGCCTGATGAACGCCGACGGGTGGGGGGTCGGTTTCTTCTCGGCCGATGTGCCTGGCGACACGCCCCGGCGGTGGCGCAGTGCCACGCCGCTGTGGGGTGACGGCTCGTTCGCGTCTGTCGCCCCGGCGCTGCGCAGCGGTTGTGTGGTGGCGGCCGTGCGGTCGGCAAGCATCGGCATGCCGATCGAAGCGACGGCGTCGGCCCCGTTCACCGACGGGCACTGGTTGCTGTCGCACAACGGACTGGTGGACCGCGCCGTCCTGCCGTTGTCACCGCGCGCCGAGTCGATGAACGACAGCGCCCTGCTGGCGGTGCTGATCTTCGACCGGGGGCTCGACGCACTGGGCGACACCATCGTCGAGGTCGCCGCCGCAGACCCCGATGCTCGGCTCAACATCCTGGCGGGCAACGGATCTCGGTTACTCGCAACCACATGGGGGGACACCCTGTCGATGCTGCGTCGAAGCGATGGCGTCGTGCTTGCCAGCGAACCCTACGACGACGATCCGGCCTGGGCGGAAGTTCCCGACCGCCATCTCGTGCACGTACACGGCCCGGAAGTCGAACTGATCCCGCTGAAAGGATCGTGA